A genomic segment from Halomonas sp. TA22 encodes:
- the rng gene encoding ribonuclease G yields the protein MSGEVLINLTPMETRVAVVENGVLQEAFIERSRRRGIVGNIYKGKVVRVLPGMQAAFIDIGLDRAAFIHAQEVLPANSPSDEQVSISQLLHEGQSLVVQVTKDPIASKGARLTTHLSVPSRFLVYMPDSPHNGVSQRIEDERERERLRALTDECQAEQTLEVIGGFIIRTAAEGVGKEELFADMHFLLRLWRKVSERRSSAPAPSVIYDDLPLFIRTLRDVMRDDIEKVRIDSRENFLKLVEFASEFMPGTESRIEYYPGERPIFDLYSVEDEIQKALGRKVQLKSGGYLVIDPTEAMTTIDVNTGGYVGHRNLEETIFKTNLEAATAIARQLRLRNLGGIVIIDFIDMEDPEHQRQVLRVLEKSLERDHAKTKCTGVTELGLVQLTRKRTRESLEQTLCEHCPTCQGRGSLKTPETVCYEIFREILREERAYSPETYMVLASQAVVDRLLDEESSAVADLEIFIGKTIRFQVEAHYSQEQYDIVLM from the coding sequence ATGAGCGGTGAAGTACTGATCAATCTGACGCCGATGGAGACGCGTGTGGCAGTGGTCGAGAACGGCGTGCTGCAGGAGGCCTTCATCGAGCGTAGCCGGCGCCGCGGTATCGTCGGCAATATCTATAAGGGCAAGGTGGTCCGGGTGCTGCCAGGCATGCAGGCGGCCTTTATCGATATCGGCCTGGATCGGGCCGCCTTCATCCACGCTCAGGAGGTCTTGCCGGCCAACTCACCCAGTGACGAACAGGTCTCCATCAGCCAGTTGCTGCACGAAGGGCAATCGCTGGTGGTCCAGGTCACCAAGGATCCCATCGCCTCGAAGGGGGCACGTCTGACTACCCACCTCTCGGTACCCTCGCGATTTCTGGTCTACATGCCCGATTCGCCGCACAACGGCGTCTCCCAGCGTATCGAGGATGAGCGCGAGCGTGAGCGGCTGCGTGCGCTGACCGACGAGTGCCAGGCCGAGCAGACGCTCGAGGTTATCGGTGGTTTCATCATTCGTACCGCCGCCGAGGGAGTCGGCAAGGAGGAGCTGTTCGCCGACATGCACTTCCTACTGCGGCTGTGGCGCAAGGTCAGCGAGCGCCGAAGCAGCGCACCGGCGCCAAGCGTGATCTATGACGATCTGCCACTGTTCATCCGCACCCTGCGCGACGTGATGCGCGACGATATCGAGAAGGTACGCATCGATTCGCGCGAAAACTTCCTCAAGCTGGTCGAGTTTGCCAGCGAGTTCATGCCGGGCACCGAGTCGCGCATCGAGTACTATCCCGGCGAGCGACCGATCTTCGATCTCTACAGCGTCGAGGATGAAATCCAGAAGGCCCTGGGGCGCAAGGTGCAGCTCAAGTCCGGCGGCTATCTGGTGATCGACCCCACTGAGGCGATGACCACCATCGATGTCAACACCGGCGGCTACGTGGGGCATCGCAACCTCGAAGAGACCATCTTCAAGACCAATCTCGAGGCGGCTACCGCCATTGCCCGCCAGCTGCGCCTGCGCAATCTGGGGGGCATCGTGATCATCGACTTCATCGACATGGAGGATCCCGAGCATCAGCGCCAGGTGCTGCGAGTGCTGGAGAAGTCGCTCGAGCGCGATCACGCCAAGACCAAGTGCACCGGCGTCACCGAGCTTGGACTGGTGCAGCTGACCCGCAAGCGCACCCGGGAGAGCCTCGAACAGACCCTTTGCGAGCACTGCCCCACCTGCCAGGGGCGCGGCTCGCTCAAGACGCCGGAAACCGTCTGCTACGAGATCTTTCGTGAGATTCTGCGCGAAGAGCGCGCCTACAGCCCGGAGACCTACATGGTGCTGGCGTCGCAGGCGGTGGTGGACCGTCTGCTGGACGAGGAGTCCTCAGCGGTGGCCGATCTGGAGATATTCATTGGCAAGACGATTCGCTTTCAGGTCGAGGCGC